Proteins from a single region of Urocitellus parryii isolate mUroPar1 chromosome 4, mUroPar1.hap1, whole genome shotgun sequence:
- the LOC113175338 gene encoding olfactory receptor 10AG1-like: MKHEEIVVEDNVSTVVRFVLLGFSEFPNIQGFLSGVFSIIYMVILIGNFLIIIITRLDPALHKPMYFFLAHFSSLEICYVSVTLPRILVSLWTQDRSISLLSCATQMYFFLMFGATECFLLAVMSYDRYVAICNPLHYPLVMNPKKCHHLAAGSWLGGVPVQIGQTWQIFSLHFCHSNQINHFFCDIPPILKLACGDTFVHEVSVYVVAVLFAVVPFMLILASYSKIGLTILRLPTAQGRTKAFSTCSSHLLVVVLFFGSASITYLRPKFNHSAGTDKVLSLLYTIVTSMFNPMIYSLRNRDVIASLKRFILKT; encoded by the coding sequence ATGAAGCATGAAGAGATAGTAGTAGAAGACAATGTCTCCACAGTGGTACGGTTTGTCTTGCTGGGATTTTCTGAATTTCCAAACATCCAAGGTTTCCTATCTGGGGTGTTCTCCATCATTTACATGGTTATCCTCATTGGGAACTTCCTCATAATCATAATAACCAGGCTGGACCCTGCACTGCACAAACCCATGTACTTTTTCTTGGCACATTTTTCTTCACTGGAAATCTGTTATGTCTCAGTCACTCTCCCGAGGATTCTGGTCAGTCTTTGGACTCAGGATAGGAGCATCTCCCTACTGAGCTGTGCCACACAAATGTATTTCTTCCTAATGTTTGGAGCAACAGAATGTTTCCTCCTGGCTGTGATGTcttatgaccgctatgtggccatctgtaaccCTCTGCACTATCCTCTAGTCATGAACCCAAAGAAGTGTCATCACCTGGCAGCTGGCTCCTGGCTTGGGGGAGTGCCAGTCCAGATAGGGCAAACATGGCAGATATTCTCTCTGCATTTCTGTCATTCCAACCAAAtcaaccacttcttctgtgataTACCTCCCATTCTCAAGCTAGCCTGTGGGGACACTTTTGTGCATGAGGTGTCTGTCTATGTAGTAGCTGTGTTATTTGCTGTCGTCCCTTTTATGTTGATACTTGCCTCTTATAGCAAAATTGGACTCACAATTCTGAGGTTACCAACAGCCCAAGGACGCACTAAGGCATTCTCCACTTGCTCCTCCCACCTGCTggttgtggttttattttttggatcAGCTTCCATTACCTACCTTAGGCCCAAATTCAACCATTCTGCAGGAACTGACAAAGTACTCTCTCTTTTATACACCATAGTGACCTCTATGTTTAATCCCATGATATACAGCCTTAGGAATAGGGATGTGATTGCTTCTCTGAAAAGATTCATTCTTAAAACATAG
- the LOC113175337 gene encoding olfactory receptor 10AG1-like has product MKHEEIEDNVSTVVRFVLLGFSEFPNIQGFLPGVFSIIYMVILIGNFLIIIITRLDPALHKPMYFFLAHFSSLEICYVSVTLPRILVSIWTQDRSISLLSCATQMYFFLMFGATECFLLAVMSYDRYVAICNPLYYPLVMNPKKCHHLAAGSWFGGVPVQIGQTNKQKPKSYS; this is encoded by the coding sequence ATGAAGCATGAAGAGATAGAAGACAATGTCTCCACAGTGGTACGGTTTGTCTTGCTGGGATTTTCTGAATTTCCAAACATCCAAGGTTTCCTACCTGGGGTGTTCTCCATCATTTACATGGTTATCCTCATTGGGAACTTCCTCATAATCATAATAACCAGGCTGGACCCTGCACTGCACAAACCCATGTACTTTTTCTTGGCACATTTTTCTTCACTGGAAATCTGTTATGTCTCAGTCACTCTCCCGAGGATTCTGGTCAGCATTTGGACTCAGGATAGGAGCATCTCCCTACTGAGCTGTGCCACACAAATGTATTTCTTCCTAATGTTTGGAGCAACAGAATGTTTCCTCCTGGCTGTGATGTcttatgaccgctatgtggccatctgtaaccCTCTGTACTATCCTCTAGTCATGAACCCAAAGAAGTGTCATCACCTGGCAGCTGGCTCCTGGTTTGGGGGAGTGCCAGTCCAGATAGGGCAAACAAATAAGCAGAAGCCTAAGAGCTACTcttaa
- the LOC113175328 gene encoding olfactory receptor-like protein OLF2, with translation MAVENFTLFTEFIFLGLSGRQDVQKGLFVFFFLVYGITLIANLGMIWLIKVDPRLHTPMYYFLSNLSFCDICYSSTVSPKMLADFLSEQKRIPYDFCAIQMYFFGAFADVECLMLAVMAYDRYIAICNPLLYTIAMSRRICTQLVAVAYIVGLVDSAIHTCLTFRLSFCNSNVINHFFCDIPPLLALSCSDTSINEIVMFTFIGCVVGLSIVTVLLSYSYIITTIFRMNSAEGRRKAFSTCASHLTAVAIFHGTLLFMYFRPSSSYSMDTDKMASVFYTVVIPMLNPLIYSLRNKDVKGALSKAISTNLCSG, from the coding sequence ATGGCAGTTGAGAACTTCACTCTGTTTACTGAGTTCATCTTCTTGGGACTATCTGGCAGACAGGATGTGCAAAAGGGGCTCTTTGTGTTCTTCTTCCTTGTTTATGGCATAACCTTGATTGCCAATCTAGGGATGATCTGGCTGATCAAGGTAGACCCCAGACTTCACACACCCATGTATTACTTCCTGAGCAATCTGTCTTTCTGTGACATCTGCTATTCTTCCACTGTCTCTCCAAAGATGCTGGCTGATTTCTTGTCTGAGCAAAAGAGGATTCCCTATGATTTCTGTGCCatccaaatgtatttttttggtgcctttgcAGATGTAGAATGTCTCATGTTGGCTGTCATGGCCTATGATCGTTATATTGCCATCTGCAATCCACTTCTTTATACAATCGCAATGTCCAGGAGGATCTGTACCCAGCTAGTGGCAGTTGCCTACATCGTGGGCTTGGTAGACTCAGCAATCCACACTTGCTTGACATTTCGATTGTCCTTCTGCAATTCAAATGTCATCAATCACTTTTTCTGTGACATCCCACCCTTGCTAGCCCTCTCTTGCTCAGATACCTCCATCAACGAGATAGTGATGTTCACCTTCATTGGCTGTGTTGTAGGACTCAGTATTGTCACCGTCCTCCTCTCCTACAGCTACATCATCACTACTATCTTCAGGATGAACTCAGCTGAGGGAAGACGCAAAGCCTTCTCCACATGCGCCTCTCACCTTACAGCTGTGGCCATATTTCATGGCACACTCCTGTTCATGTATTTTCGACCCAGCTCGAGTTACTCAATGGACACAGATAAAATGGCCTCTGTTTTCTACACAGTTGTTATCCCCATGTTGAACCCGCTGATCTACAGCTTAAGAAATAAGGATGTAAAGGGTGCTCTGAGCAAAGCTATCAGCACTAACTTGTGTTCTGGGTAA